One genomic segment of Streptomyces niveus includes these proteins:
- a CDS encoding GDSL-type esterase/lipase family protein, translating to MSTGHNPLTSTPITTDILRGALELERTAHGVLPQRLPAWARAQNTDPQLAMAEAQPSGVRLAFRTRATVVELDALPTKRVYVGAPPRPDGVYDLLIDGHPAGRAVVTGGNTLTIDMAAGTAEQTPGPPGTVRFGDLPEGVKDIEIWLPHNEATELVALRTDAPVEPIRDRGRPVWLHHGSSISHGSDAASPTTTWPALAAGLGGVELINLGFGGSALLDPFTARTMRDTPADLLSVKIGINLVNTDLMRLRAFTPAVHGFLDTIREGHPTTPLLVVSPILCPIHENTPGPSAPDFSGTAEGRLKFLASGDPAERAAGKLTLNVIRDELARIVEQRSARDPNLHHLDGRELYGEADYARLPLPDELHPDAATHRLMGERFAERAFTPNCLAVPAP from the coding sequence ATGAGCACCGGACACAACCCCCTGACCAGCACCCCCATCACCACCGACATCCTGCGCGGCGCCCTCGAACTGGAACGGACCGCGCACGGCGTCCTGCCCCAGCGGCTCCCCGCGTGGGCCCGCGCCCAGAACACCGACCCGCAGCTGGCCATGGCGGAGGCCCAGCCCTCCGGCGTACGGCTGGCGTTCCGTACGCGGGCCACCGTCGTCGAACTGGACGCGCTGCCCACCAAGCGCGTCTACGTGGGCGCCCCGCCCCGCCCCGACGGTGTGTACGACCTGCTGATCGACGGCCACCCGGCCGGCCGGGCCGTTGTCACCGGAGGCAACACCCTGACCATCGACATGGCCGCCGGGACCGCCGAGCAGACACCCGGCCCGCCCGGCACCGTCCGCTTCGGCGACCTGCCCGAGGGCGTCAAGGACATCGAGATCTGGCTCCCGCACAACGAGGCCACCGAACTCGTCGCCCTGCGCACCGACGCCCCCGTCGAGCCGATACGGGACCGGGGCCGCCCGGTGTGGCTGCACCACGGCAGCTCGATCAGCCACGGCTCCGACGCCGCGAGCCCCACCACGACCTGGCCCGCGCTCGCCGCCGGCCTCGGCGGCGTGGAGCTGATCAACCTGGGCTTCGGCGGCAGCGCGCTGCTCGACCCGTTCACGGCTCGTACGATGCGGGACACCCCGGCCGACCTGCTCAGCGTCAAGATCGGCATCAACCTGGTCAACACCGACCTGATGCGTCTGCGCGCCTTCACCCCCGCCGTACACGGCTTCCTCGACACCATCCGCGAGGGCCACCCGACGACTCCGCTGCTGGTGGTCTCGCCGATCCTGTGCCCGATCCACGAGAACACCCCGGGTCCGAGCGCCCCCGATTTCTCCGGCACGGCCGAAGGACGGCTGAAGTTCCTGGCGTCGGGCGACCCGGCCGAGCGGGCGGCCGGAAAGCTGACGCTGAACGTCATCCGCGACGAGCTGGCCCGCATCGTGGAGCAGCGGTCGGCGCGGGACCCGAACCTGCACCACCTGGACGGCCGGGAGCTGTACGGGGAGGCGGACTACGCGCGGCTCCCGCTCCCGGACGAACTCCATCCGGACGCGGCGACCCACCGCCTCATGGGAGAACGCTTCGCGGAGCGGGCGTTCACGCCCAACTGCCTGGCCGTCCCGGCCCCCTGA
- a CDS encoding RCC1 domain-containing protein, which produces MRRSRALLTAALTAGLALTPMAAVSAAPAQDNPSVLSWGAGRTGQLGNGDRTDSSRPVPVTSLFRGKVDRISAGGTSSTDSFALALTKKTVKSWGNNASGQLGNGSRTTQSVPTTVPRLANIKDIAAGGEHALAMNENGQVYSWGDNTYGQLGNGRTGDARGVPNRVQGLAKVKQVSAGCDFSLALLENGKVYAWGRGVYGALGNGTRATVSTPREVEGLENVIDIDAGCHHALALTADRTVKSWGNNAYGQLGDSSTKSAVLPVDVNWLGGVNDIEAGANHNYAITDDGIVWGWGSNKNNQLLQAQAPAGANPNADRMNADADIDADRMNADADIDAGRIDAGARAPRTNRTVPVEIPRLEGAQQIAAGANHGIAIFGDDVFAWGHNNEGQLGDRTTTSRVDAVATLTPRSPIEHVAASLGGNTSYAY; this is translated from the coding sequence ATGCGCCGTAGTCGCGCACTCCTGACCGCCGCACTGACCGCCGGTCTCGCACTCACCCCGATGGCCGCGGTCTCCGCCGCACCCGCCCAGGACAACCCGTCCGTTCTGAGCTGGGGCGCCGGCCGTACAGGCCAGCTCGGCAACGGGGACCGCACGGACAGCTCCCGCCCGGTCCCCGTCACGAGCCTCTTCCGCGGCAAGGTCGACCGGATCTCCGCCGGTGGCACTTCCTCGACCGACTCCTTCGCGCTCGCCCTGACGAAGAAGACCGTCAAGTCGTGGGGCAACAACGCCTCCGGCCAGCTCGGCAACGGCAGCCGCACGACCCAGAGCGTCCCCACCACCGTGCCGCGCCTGGCCAACATCAAGGACATCGCCGCCGGTGGTGAGCACGCGCTCGCGATGAACGAGAACGGTCAGGTCTACTCGTGGGGTGACAACACCTACGGTCAGCTCGGCAACGGCCGCACGGGCGACGCCCGCGGCGTCCCGAACCGCGTCCAGGGCCTGGCCAAGGTCAAGCAGGTCTCGGCCGGCTGCGACTTCAGCCTAGCGCTGCTGGAGAACGGCAAGGTGTACGCCTGGGGCCGCGGCGTCTACGGCGCCCTCGGCAACGGCACCCGCGCCACCGTCTCCACGCCCCGCGAGGTCGAGGGCCTGGAGAACGTCATCGACATCGACGCCGGCTGCCACCACGCGCTGGCGCTGACCGCCGACAGGACCGTCAAGTCCTGGGGCAACAACGCCTACGGGCAGCTCGGCGACTCCTCCACGAAGTCCGCGGTCCTCCCGGTCGACGTCAACTGGCTGGGCGGCGTGAACGACATCGAGGCGGGCGCCAACCACAACTACGCCATCACGGACGACGGCATCGTCTGGGGCTGGGGCAGCAACAAGAACAACCAGCTCCTCCAGGCCCAGGCCCCGGCCGGCGCCAACCCGAACGCGGACCGGATGAACGCCGATGCGGACATCGACGCGGACCGGATGAACGCCGACGCGGACATCGACGCGGGCCGGATCGACGCCGGCGCCAGGGCGCCGCGGACCAACCGCACCGTGCCCGTCGAGATCCCGCGCCTGGAAGGCGCCCAGCAGATCGCGGCCGGCGCCAACCACGGCATCGCCATCTTCGGCGACGACGTCTTCGCCTGGGGCCACAACAACGAGGGCCAGCTCGGCGACCGCACCACCACGTCGCGCGTCGACGCCGTCGCGACCCTCACCCCCCGGTCGCCGATCGAGCACGTCGCCGCGTCCCTCGGCGGAAACACCAGCTACGCCTACTGA
- a CDS encoding ADP-ribosyltransferase, translating into MLDSKSLGLQAAAQRHRWELPRSLAATRMLLYLMFGLTLLGGVSVLNSLLELGTRITPALSLAAVYAVLPGIAAVVLARRLWTGGKLVWFALIGLQAWLLVGSVVNLYAGSARGVSQLLLPGLLLALVSVGASRAWFELPTDQRAVRPRWTVRRLKRDGKLSIPHLIKWRRNRGQSTVEYVGMVGLVALIIAALMMTGVGTTVADGLRTQVCKILGGTCESSVVGQDEGEAGGVSSGGSSSGGNSGGGDSGGDSGGDSGGGDNGGGDSGGDSGGSDSGSGGSSGGSDSGSGGSSGGSDSGSGGSSGGSDSGSGGNSGGSDSGSGGNSGGGDSDGDDSGGSSSGGSSNGGNSGGGDSGGGSDGGGDSGGDSGGSSSGGNSSGGNSGGSDSGGSSSGGSSSGGSDGGGDSGGSSGGSSSGGSSSGGNSGGGDSGGSSSGGSSSGGSSSGGSSGGSSSSGGSSSGGSSGGSSSSGGSSSGGSSGGSSSSGGSSGGSSSSGGSSGGSSSSGGSSSGGSSSGGSSSGGSSSGGSSSGGSSSGGSSGGSSSSGGSSSGGSSGGSSSSGGSSGGSSSSGGNEDDQDDEDEDEDDEPEVECNPVMAPWGIMQSCREVGPGGSDSGGSNGGNEDDQDEDDGEEEDEEDKEECPDGTQVAYHGKVTVGAAGSGRYILAAAGGGTPVAYGGTTLAAPGVDPMSMLNALSASAIPGMDTYQEVEESVQNALGLSDPPPPPIPDDPEPDPKPKPEPKPKPPHLKGCPVKTPMDVLDSIPDYKPGKDGRKEWSEEVEKIAKQNPMTKDFTAEDALTIADYTGPKAAEINKWLRDPANRGQDHPFKDKMDRALEHLPPVEGTFYRGTFMSDEMIKKLATGETVEFPEYLSTSSDPAKAERALKQTENKNISGGENVLLEVETDNGRNIDPLSRYRGKESEVLIPRGGQFEKVGETTKMIGGKEYKVIKVKQVG; encoded by the coding sequence GTGCTGGACTCGAAGAGCCTGGGCCTCCAGGCCGCCGCACAGCGGCACCGCTGGGAGCTGCCGAGATCACTCGCAGCGACCCGGATGCTCCTGTATCTGATGTTCGGCCTGACGCTGCTCGGCGGCGTGAGCGTGCTGAACTCGCTGCTGGAGCTCGGCACTCGTATCACGCCGGCGCTGAGTCTGGCGGCGGTGTACGCGGTGCTGCCGGGGATCGCGGCGGTGGTCCTGGCGCGGCGGCTGTGGACCGGCGGCAAGCTCGTGTGGTTCGCGCTGATCGGCCTCCAGGCATGGCTGCTGGTCGGCAGTGTCGTCAATCTGTACGCCGGTTCCGCGCGTGGGGTCAGCCAACTGCTGCTGCCGGGCCTGCTGTTGGCCTTGGTGAGTGTGGGCGCGAGCCGGGCTTGGTTCGAACTGCCGACGGACCAGCGGGCGGTGAGGCCGCGTTGGACGGTCCGGCGGCTGAAGCGGGACGGGAAGCTCTCGATTCCGCACCTGATCAAGTGGCGCCGCAATCGCGGTCAGTCGACGGTCGAGTACGTCGGGATGGTCGGCCTGGTCGCCCTCATCATCGCCGCGCTCATGATGACCGGCGTGGGAACCACGGTCGCGGACGGGCTCCGGACGCAGGTCTGCAAGATCCTCGGCGGCACCTGCGAGTCGAGCGTGGTCGGGCAGGACGAGGGCGAGGCCGGCGGTGTTTCCAGCGGTGGTTCGTCCAGCGGTGGGAACTCCGGCGGGGGTGACTCCGGCGGTGACAGCGGGGGCGACTCCGGCGGTGGCGACAACGGTGGCGGTGACAGCGGCGGCGACTCCGGCGGCAGTGACTCCGGTAGTGGCGGGAGCTCTGGCGGCAGTGACTCCGGCAGTGGCGGGAGCTCTGGCGGCAGTGACTCCGGCAGTGGCGGGAGCTCTGGCGGCAGTGACTCCGGTAGTGGCGGGAACTCCGGCGGCAGTGACTCCGGCAGTGGCGGGAACTCCGGCGGGGGTGACTCCGATGGAGACGACTCCGGCGGCAGTTCGTCCGGCGGTTCCTCGAACGGTGGGAACTCCGGTGGTGGTGACAGCGGCGGTGGTTCCGATGGCGGTGGCGATTCCGGTGGCGATTCCGGTGGTTCGTCCAGCGGTGGGAACTCCAGCGGTGGGAACTCCGGCGGTAGCGATTCCGGTGGTTCGTCCAGTGGCGGTTCGTCCAGCGGTGGTTCCGATGGCGGTGGCGATTCCGGCGGAAGCTCCGGTGGTTCGTCCAGCGGTGGCTCCTCCAGCGGTGGGAACTCCGGCGGTGGCGATTCCGGTGGTTCGTCCAGTGGCGGTTCCTCTAGCGGTGGTTCTTCGAGTGGCGGTTCGTCCGGTGGCAGCTCGTCCAGCGGTGGTTCGTCGAGCGGTGGTTCGTCTGGGGGCAGTTCGTCCAGTGGCGGCTCCTCAAGTGGCGGCTCGTCCGGCGGCAGCTCGTCCAGCGGTGGTTCGTCCGGTGGCAGTTCGTCCAGTGGCGGTTCGTCCGGCGGTAGTTCCTCCAGCGGTGGTTCGTCGAGCGGCGGTTCCTCTAGCGGTGGTTCCTCTAGCGGTGGTTCGTCGAGCGGCGGTTCCTCTAGCGGTGGTTCTTCGAGTGGCGGTTCGTCCGGTGGCAGCTCGTCCAGCGGTGGTTCGTCGAGTGGTGGTTCGTCCGGCGGTAGTTCCTCCAGCGGCGGCTCCTCCGGTGGCAGCTCCTCCAGCGGCGGCAACGAGGACGACCAGGACGACGAGGACGAGGACGAGGACGACGAGCCGGAAGTCGAGTGCAATCCGGTCATGGCCCCCTGGGGCATCATGCAGAGCTGCCGTGAAGTCGGACCCGGTGGTTCCGACAGCGGCGGGAGCAACGGCGGTAACGAGGACGACCAGGACGAAGACGACGGGGAAGAGGAAGACGAGGAGGACAAGGAAGAGTGCCCGGACGGCACCCAGGTCGCCTACCACGGCAAGGTGACCGTTGGTGCGGCCGGCAGCGGGCGCTACATCCTCGCCGCGGCCGGGGGCGGCACACCCGTCGCCTACGGGGGCACCACGCTCGCGGCACCCGGGGTCGACCCGATGAGCATGCTGAACGCGCTCTCGGCCTCCGCCATCCCCGGGATGGACACGTACCAGGAGGTTGAGGAGAGCGTCCAGAACGCCCTCGGGCTCAGCGACCCGCCGCCCCCGCCGATCCCGGACGACCCCGAGCCCGACCCCAAGCCGAAGCCCGAGCCGAAGCCGAAGCCGCCGCACCTCAAGGGCTGCCCGGTCAAGACTCCGATGGACGTCCTGGACAGCATCCCGGACTACAAGCCCGGCAAGGACGGGCGGAAGGAATGGTCGGAGGAGGTCGAGAAGATCGCCAAGCAGAATCCGATGACCAAGGACTTCACGGCCGAGGACGCGCTGACCATCGCCGACTACACCGGACCGAAGGCCGCGGAGATCAACAAGTGGCTCCGTGACCCGGCGAACCGGGGCCAGGATCATCCGTTCAAGGACAAGATGGACCGTGCTCTGGAGCATCTGCCCCCGGTCGAGGGGACGTTCTACCGAGGCACGTTCATGTCGGACGAGATGATCAAGAAGCTCGCAACGGGTGAGACGGTCGAGTTCCCGGAGTACCTGAGCACCTCCAGTGATCCGGCGAAGGCCGAACGCGCCCTGAAGCAGACGGAGAACAAGAACATCTCCGGTGGCGAGAACGTTCTGCTCGAAGTCGAGACCGACAACGGTCGCAACATCGACCCCCTGTCCCGCTACCGGGGCAAGGAGTCGGAGGTCCTCATCCCGCGCGGCGGCCAGTTCGAGAAGGTCGGCGAGACGACGAAGATGATCGGCGGCAAGGAGTACAAGGTCATCAAGGTGAAGCAGGTGGGCTGA
- a CDS encoding scabin-related ADP-ribosyltransferase translates to MFGLTLLGGVDVLNSLLELGTRITPALSLAALYAMVPGIAAVVLARKLWTGGKAVWFALIGLQAWLLIGSVVNLYAGSERGFGQLLLPGALLALMSVGASRAWFELPTEQRAKRPPLTLERLRREAFPSIPHLITWRRNRGQSTVEYVGMVGLVALIIGTLLFSGVGTQVATGLQNAVCNVLGGECESETVVGDDGDGDNGGGDNGGGDSGGSSGGGDNNGGGDNGGGNSGGGDSGGDSGGDSGGGDSGGGDSGGDSGGSSGGSGSGGADGGGDSGGSDSGGDSGGDSGGAVGGAVGGASGGRAGGNNTGGGDSGGSDSGGGADGGGDSGGSDSGGGADGGGDSGGSDSGGSNGGGANGGGDSGGSDSGGSDSGGGADGGGDSGGSDSGGNSGGADGGGDSGGSDSGGNSGGADGGGDSGGSNSGGNSGGADGGGDSGGSDSGGGANGGGNSGGSDSGGSDSGGADGGGDSGGSDSGGDSGGGADGGGDSGGSDSGGGASGGGDSGGSNSGGNSSGGLISGGVISGGLISGGLITGGLVSGGQSGGNNSGGSSSSGGSSGGNNGGGSSGGQDEDGDCEDNGSSGGGSSARGGDSAVGGSSIGGGGRKLISFCEDDDDDDEPDDDCKTNASFYSSVTGGSGSGRYILASAGNRKHVVAGGNVLLAAPSAPSPMDLVRTVSGSSLAGVDTFQDVKNRLQFKIGLTDLPPPPIPDDPEEEPEPEPEPEPEPEPEPEPEPGPEDCPLPNPTNNPHPEVAVTDVDTSGLPKTTKWRDTDEPLYRFDDRPPDEIFVDDFEPKNPDNMDLYNYVDKNTESGFVSTTTKEKPVPFFGQDYMYEIDAPGGIDVNGTFGPNSPHPNEDEIAFPGGIDSKYIKGGWKLDSRGNKTGEFIENPYYESPEERGEA, encoded by the coding sequence ATGTTCGGCCTCACGCTGCTGGGCGGCGTCGACGTGCTGAACTCGCTGCTGGAGCTGGGCACTCGTATCACCCCCGCTCTGAGTCTGGCGGCGCTGTACGCGATGGTGCCGGGGATCGCGGCCGTGGTCCTGGCGCGGAAACTGTGGACCGGCGGGAAAGCGGTCTGGTTCGCGCTGATCGGTCTCCAGGCGTGGCTGTTGATAGGCAGCGTCGTCAATCTGTACGCGGGATCGGAGCGCGGGTTCGGCCAACTGCTGCTGCCAGGTGCTCTGCTGGCGCTGATGAGTGTGGGCGCGAGCCGGGCCTGGTTCGAACTGCCGACGGAGCAGCGGGCCAAGAGGCCGCCCCTGACGCTTGAGCGGCTGCGCCGCGAGGCGTTCCCGTCGATTCCGCATCTGATCACGTGGCGGCGGAATCGGGGCCAGTCCACCGTCGAGTACGTCGGCATGGTCGGCCTGGTCGCGCTGATCATCGGAACGCTTCTCTTCAGCGGCGTGGGTACTCAGGTCGCGACCGGTCTCCAGAACGCTGTGTGCAACGTCCTGGGCGGCGAATGCGAGAGCGAAACGGTTGTCGGGGACGACGGCGATGGCGACAACGGCGGTGGCGACAACGGTGGTGGCGATTCCGGCGGTTCTTCCGGCGGTGGCGACAACAACGGCGGGGGCGACAACGGCGGGGGGAACTCCGGGGGCGGTGACTCGGGCGGTGACTCGGGTGGTGACTCCGGCGGGGGCGACTCCGGCGGTGGTGACAGCGGTGGCGACTCGGGCGGCTCTTCCGGCGGTTCCGGCTCCGGTGGTGCGGACGGTGGAGGCGACTCCGGCGGTTCTGACAGCGGTGGTGACTCCGGCGGCGACTCCGGTGGTGCGGTCGGCGGTGCGGTCGGCGGTGCCTCTGGTGGCAGGGCCGGCGGCAACAACACCGGCGGTGGTGACAGCGGCGGTTCGGACAGCGGTGGCGGCGCGGACGGCGGTGGTGACTCCGGCGGTTCGGACAGCGGCGGTGGTGCTGACGGTGGCGGTGACTCCGGCGGCTCCGACAGCGGCGGTTCGAACGGCGGTGGTGCGAACGGCGGTGGTGACAGCGGCGGCTCCGACTCCGGTGGTTCGGACAGCGGCGGCGGTGCGGACGGCGGTGGTGACTCGGGCGGCTCCGACAGCGGCGGGAACTCTGGCGGTGCTGACGGCGGTGGTGACTCGGGCGGCTCCGACAGCGGCGGGAACTCCGGTGGTGCTGACGGCGGTGGTGACTCCGGTGGCTCCAACAGTGGTGGAAACTCCGGTGGTGCTGACGGTGGAGGCGACTCGGGTGGCTCCGACAGCGGCGGCGGCGCGAACGGCGGAGGGAACTCCGGCGGCTCCGACTCCGGTGGTTCGGACAGCGGCGGTGCGGACGGTGGCGGTGACTCCGGTGGTTCCGACAGCGGCGGTGACTCCGGTGGCGGTGCGGACGGCGGTGGTGACTCCGGCGGCTCCGACAGCGGCGGCGGTGCCTCTGGTGGAGGCGACTCCGGCGGCTCCAACAGTGGTGGGAACTCCAGCGGTGGCCTGATCAGCGGTGGCGTGATCAGTGGCGGTCTGATCAGCGGTGGCCTGATCACCGGTGGTCTGGTCAGCGGCGGTCAGTCCGGTGGTAACAACTCCGGCGGCAGTAGCAGCAGTGGCGGCAGCTCCGGTGGTAACAACGGTGGTGGCAGCAGCGGCGGTCAGGACGAGGACGGCGACTGCGAGGACAACGGGTCCTCCGGCGGCGGTTCCTCGGCGAGGGGCGGTGACTCGGCCGTCGGCGGTTCCTCGATCGGCGGCGGGGGCCGCAAGCTCATCTCGTTCTGCGAGGACGACGACGATGACGACGAGCCCGACGACGACTGCAAGACCAACGCCTCCTTCTACAGCAGCGTGACCGGCGGTTCCGGCAGCGGGCGCTACATACTCGCCTCGGCCGGCAACCGTAAGCACGTCGTCGCCGGCGGCAACGTACTCCTGGCAGCTCCCAGCGCTCCGTCCCCGATGGACCTGGTCCGTACGGTGTCCGGCAGCTCCCTCGCCGGTGTCGACACGTTCCAGGACGTGAAGAACCGGCTCCAGTTCAAAATCGGTCTCACCGACCTGCCGCCCCCGCCGATCCCGGACGACCCGGAGGAGGAGCCCGAGCCGGAGCCCGAGCCCGAGCCGGAACCCGAGCCGGAACCGGAGCCCGAGCCGGGGCCGGAGGACTGCCCGCTTCCCAATCCGACGAACAACCCGCACCCCGAGGTCGCGGTCACGGACGTTGACACGTCCGGCCTCCCGAAGACCACGAAGTGGCGCGACACGGACGAGCCTCTGTACCGGTTCGACGACCGTCCGCCGGACGAGATCTTCGTGGACGACTTCGAGCCGAAGAACCCGGACAACATGGATCTGTACAACTACGTGGACAAGAACACGGAGTCCGGCTTCGTCTCGACGACGACGAAGGAGAAGCCGGTGCCGTTCTTCGGCCAGGACTACATGTACGAGATCGACGCGCCGGGCGGGATCGATGTCAACGGGACCTTCGGACCGAACAGCCCGCACCCCAACGAAGACGAGATCGCTTTCCCCGGCGGAATCGATTCGAAGTACATCAAGGGCGGCTGGAAGCTCGACTCTCGGGGCAACAAGACCGGCGAGTTCATAGAGAACCCGTACTACGAGTCGCCGGAGGAGCGGGGAGAGGCCTGA
- a CDS encoding helix-turn-helix domain-containing protein yields the protein MARAENKESAGPATRLVADIARRMRLQKGMTQEQVGVETGFSAAAVSAMETCAQPASDQMLVALGRVLGDELGIFEQAREYVRLDKYPAQFKNYVLLEQKAVGLCLYATLVVHGLFQTEAYARALIGGGYPPLSEQRVEELVEARMARKALFDREPVALIEVILEESVLRRTIGSREVMRDQLSRLAEYGRRRNVTLQVLPLDSALTGEHAGVRGEMEMVETPEHDRLVYLEPQDESVLISDPAKVSTYAQRYAKIRSQALGPRESLGLIERLAGEPE from the coding sequence ATGGCGCGAGCGGAAAACAAGGAATCAGCGGGTCCGGCGACGCGATTGGTGGCGGACATCGCCCGCAGGATGCGCTTGCAGAAAGGGATGACACAGGAACAGGTCGGCGTCGAGACGGGCTTCTCCGCAGCGGCGGTCAGCGCGATGGAGACCTGCGCGCAGCCGGCGAGCGACCAGATGCTGGTGGCGCTGGGACGGGTCCTGGGCGACGAACTCGGCATCTTCGAACAGGCGCGGGAGTACGTACGGCTGGACAAGTACCCGGCGCAGTTCAAGAACTATGTGCTGCTGGAGCAGAAGGCGGTGGGCCTGTGTCTGTACGCGACGCTGGTCGTCCACGGCCTGTTCCAGACGGAGGCGTACGCACGGGCGCTGATCGGCGGAGGCTATCCACCCCTGTCGGAACAGCGGGTGGAGGAATTGGTCGAGGCGAGGATGGCGCGGAAGGCGCTTTTCGACCGGGAGCCGGTGGCGTTGATCGAGGTGATTCTGGAGGAGTCGGTACTGCGCCGGACGATCGGGAGCCGGGAGGTCATGCGTGACCAGCTTTCGCGCTTGGCGGAGTACGGGAGGCGTCGTAACGTGACGCTTCAGGTGCTGCCTCTGGACAGCGCTCTGACGGGCGAGCACGCAGGCGTGCGAGGCGAAATGGAAATGGTGGAGACTCCAGAACACGACCGTCTGGTGTACCTGGAACCGCAGGATGAGAGTGTGCTGATCTCCGACCCAGCAAAGGTGAGCACCTACGCGCAGCGTTATGCGAAGATCCGATCACAGGCCCTGGGCCCTCGTGAATCGCTGGGCCTCATCGAGAGGTTGGCAGGAGAACCGGAATGA
- a CDS encoding DUF397 domain-containing protein, producing MTSTLRWFKSSYSSDSGGSCVEIAFDWHKSSYSSDSGGNCVEVATCPHAVHVRDSKIHEGPTFAVAPTAWKTFLTWAE from the coding sequence ATGACCAGCACCCTGCGGTGGTTCAAGTCCAGCTACAGCAGCGATAGCGGCGGTAGCTGCGTAGAGATCGCCTTCGACTGGCACAAGTCCAGCTACAGCAGCGACAGCGGCGGTAACTGCGTAGAGGTCGCCACCTGCCCCCACGCCGTCCACGTTCGCGACTCAAAAATCCACGAAGGCCCCACCTTCGCGGTCGCCCCAACAGCCTGGAAGACGTTCCTCACCTGGGCCGAGTAG
- a CDS encoding FAD-dependent monooxygenase, giving the protein MTRTTPRRTALISGASIAGPALAYWLNRYGFAVTVVEKAGALRDGGYPIDVRGTALAVVRRMGILPRLRDAHIDLRRLTFLDGDGGEVASVDPHALTGGVAGQDVEVRRGDLTDALHTAVRDDVEFLFNDSIARLDQSGHGVDVTFHGGATRTFDMVFGADGLHSRTREFLFGPEERFHRYLGYCFAGFTMSNTFGLSHEAVLWNTPGRAAALYAVGDNDEVHAFLNFARPEQPFDAFRNPRAQRALVAEVFADAGWEVPGMLAAMNDADDLFFDAVSQIRLPRWSSGRVALVGDAAYAPSFLTGQGSSLALVGAYMLAASVADRDHEAGFAAYERDTRAFVTLNQDQVGEGDAALFPTTAQALEQRNDMLRGLGGAMPAAAGRPAHSALTLPATRPR; this is encoded by the coding sequence ATGACCCGTACCACGCCGAGGCGCACCGCCCTGATATCCGGAGCGAGCATCGCGGGCCCCGCCCTCGCGTACTGGCTGAACCGATACGGATTCGCGGTCACGGTGGTCGAGAAGGCGGGCGCGCTCCGTGACGGCGGCTACCCCATCGACGTACGGGGCACGGCACTTGCGGTCGTCCGGCGGATGGGAATCCTGCCACGGCTGCGCGACGCGCACATCGACCTGCGCCGGCTGACCTTCCTCGACGGGGACGGCGGCGAGGTGGCCTCGGTCGACCCGCACGCCCTCACCGGCGGTGTCGCGGGACAGGACGTCGAAGTGCGGCGAGGGGATCTGACCGACGCTCTTCACACGGCTGTCCGTGACGACGTGGAGTTCCTGTTCAACGACTCCATCGCCAGACTCGACCAGTCCGGCCACGGAGTCGACGTCACCTTCCACGGGGGTGCCACGCGTACGTTCGACATGGTGTTCGGCGCGGACGGTCTTCACTCACGTACCCGCGAGTTCCTGTTCGGCCCCGAGGAGCGGTTCCACCGGTATCTCGGTTACTGCTTCGCCGGGTTCACCATGAGCAACACCTTCGGGCTCTCCCACGAGGCCGTGCTGTGGAACACCCCGGGCAGAGCCGCGGCACTCTACGCCGTGGGGGACAACGACGAAGTGCACGCCTTCCTGAACTTCGCCCGCCCGGAGCAGCCGTTCGACGCGTTCCGGAACCCGCGAGCCCAACGAGCCCTGGTCGCCGAGGTGTTCGCCGACGCGGGATGGGAGGTCCCGGGCATGCTCGCCGCCATGAACGACGCGGACGACCTGTTCTTCGACGCCGTCAGCCAGATCCGCTTGCCCCGCTGGTCCAGCGGCCGGGTCGCGTTGGTCGGCGACGCCGCGTACGCGCCCTCGTTCCTCACCGGACAGGGATCGAGCCTCGCACTCGTCGGCGCGTACATGCTCGCCGCCTCCGTGGCCGACCGGGACCACGAGGCGGGCTTCGCCGCCTATGAACGCGACACCCGTGCGTTTGTGACCCTGAACCAGGACCAGGTCGGCGAGGGCGACGCCGCGCTCTTCCCGACCACCGCCCAGGCATTGGAGCAGCGCAACGACATGCTGCGCGGACTCGGTGGCGCCATGCCCGCAGCAGCGGGACGACCGGCCCACTCGGCGCTCACACTGCCCGCTACTCGGCCCAGGTGA